Below is a genomic region from Rhodococcus sp. WMMA185.
GCAGTCTGCAGCCGAGGTCGCGGAAGGTACCTCCACGCTCACGGCTGTCCGGCCCGTATCCGAGTCCGAGCCACTGGATCTGCTCGAGCTTTCGGGTGCCGGGAAATGGAAGCGCTACGCTCCTGTTGTGGTCGCCGTCCTGGCGGGAGTTGTGGTCGCGGTCCTGGTCGGTCGCCGAGGACGATGACGTCCTCTGGAATTCTGCGAGGGGTCGATCTGGCGGCCTTCGCCGTGGCGTTGGTGGCCAAACTCAGATCCAGCGGTGTCATTGTTTCTGCCAGCGGCCCAGCAGTTTTCGTGGAGTCCCTACACCTGTCACCTCCGACCTCGCGAGCGCCGCTCTACTGGTCGGCACGTCTGACTCTCGTCAACCGCGTGGAAGACCTCGCCGCCTTCGATGCGGTGTTTTCTGCGGTGTTCGACGACGCGCTCGTATCCCTGGATCCGGTCGCACGCCGCGTGGCGCCGGGGCGGGAGACCTCGCTGGCCGGTATCCATGGCGGACGCGATCGTGGCGACGAGGAGGTCGAGGACGTCGAGGGCGTGCCGTGGGTGACCCGACCGACGGTGACCGGCGGCGGGTCCGTCGAGGAACTCGACGATGTGCTCACCGCTGTGCCGGACACCCTACCCAGCCGTCTCGCCGCAATGGCGGACGAACCCTTCGCGCGGTTCGATGCCGACGATCTCAGGCTCCTTGGATCATGGCTCGAGCAGGCCACCGCCCGATGGCCGCGCCGCCGTGCCCGCCGCCGCGAAGTGCACCGCCGTGGTCGGCGTATCGACTTGCGCGCCACCATGAATCGGTCGAGGGCCACGGGTTGGGAACCGGTGGTCCTTGCGAGATCGCGCACCCGGACCCGCCCGCGTCGCATCGTGATGCTCTGTGACGTGAGCCGATCGATGCAGCCATACGCGGCAATCTATCTGCACCTCATGCGGGCAGCCGTGCAGCGGCCGAGCGCGGGTCGACCGGAGGTGTTCGCCTTTTCCACTTCCCTGACGCGCCTGACGCCGGTGCTGTCGCATCGCAGCGCCGAGACCGCGGTCGAGAGGGCGAACGAGAAGGTGGCCGACCGGTTCGGCGGCACCCATATCGCCGGCAGCCTGGGTGAGCTGCTGGCATCGC
It encodes:
- a CDS encoding vWA domain-containing protein — protein: MTSSGILRGVDLAAFAVALVAKLRSSGVIVSASGPAVFVESLHLSPPTSRAPLYWSARLTLVNRVEDLAAFDAVFSAVFDDALVSLDPVARRVAPGRETSLAGIHGGRDRGDEEVEDVEGVPWVTRPTVTGGGSVEELDDVLTAVPDTLPSRLAAMADEPFARFDADDLRLLGSWLEQATARWPRRRARRREVHRRGRRIDLRATMNRSRATGWEPVVLARSRTRTRPRRIVMLCDVSRSMQPYAAIYLHLMRAAVQRPSAGRPEVFAFSTSLTRLTPVLSHRSAETAVERANEKVADRFGGTHIAGSLGELLASPHGNALRGALVVIASDGWDSDDPDTLAHMLVRIRRRAHSVVWLNPRAGDPGFEPLAGSMAAALPLCDAFLPAHSLSALRDALDVIGRVGSQGVRVPGR